The following proteins are co-located in the Bradyrhizobium sp. AZCC 2176 genome:
- a CDS encoding PQQ-dependent sugar dehydrogenase: MKTPVGLVTAALAVAILLAVSFLIATGTRGEQPAFDSSAGELEVRTIARGLANPWALAFLPDGKMLVTERPGRMRIVTAEGQISPPLKGVPEVWASGQGGLLDVIVDKSFAQNKTIYFCFAERTDGGGRTTVARAQLNDSNGRLDDLKIIFRQQGPLSSGNHYGCRIAQAEDGNLFVALGDHFTYRDQAQNLGNHLGKLIRIAPDGSVPSGNPFAGRTDAKPEIWSYGHRNVQALAINPASGELWEIEHGPRGGDEVNLIGKGKNYGWPVIGYGIDYSGAKIHDATAKSGMEQPLKYWVPSIAPSGMAFYTGKLFPKWNGSLFTGALRGAMLVRLTLNGNAVTSEERLLQNLHERIRDVRQGPDGALWLLTDSSNGRILRVAPAAK; the protein is encoded by the coding sequence ATGAAAACACCTGTCGGCCTTGTGACCGCCGCCCTGGCGGTAGCGATCCTGCTTGCAGTCTCGTTCCTCATCGCCACCGGCACGCGCGGCGAACAGCCGGCGTTCGACTCGTCGGCGGGCGAACTCGAGGTCCGGACCATCGCCAGAGGCCTCGCTAATCCATGGGCGTTGGCGTTCCTGCCCGACGGCAAGATGCTGGTGACCGAGCGGCCGGGCCGCATGCGCATCGTTACGGCTGAAGGACAGATCTCGCCGCCGCTGAAGGGCGTTCCCGAGGTGTGGGCGTCCGGCCAAGGCGGCCTGCTCGATGTCATCGTCGACAAATCCTTTGCGCAGAACAAAACCATCTATTTCTGCTTTGCCGAACGAACCGACGGTGGCGGGCGCACCACGGTCGCCCGTGCACAACTCAATGACAGTAACGGCCGCCTCGACGACCTCAAAATCATTTTCCGCCAGCAAGGACCGCTGTCATCAGGCAATCATTACGGTTGCCGCATCGCGCAGGCCGAGGACGGCAATCTGTTCGTGGCGCTGGGCGATCATTTCACTTACCGCGACCAGGCGCAGAATCTCGGCAACCATCTCGGCAAACTGATCCGGATCGCGCCCGACGGTTCGGTGCCATCAGGCAATCCGTTCGCGGGCCGCACTGACGCGAAGCCAGAGATCTGGAGCTACGGGCACCGCAACGTGCAGGCGCTGGCGATCAATCCGGCCTCCGGCGAGCTCTGGGAAATCGAGCACGGCCCGCGCGGCGGCGACGAGGTCAATCTGATCGGCAAGGGCAAGAATTACGGCTGGCCGGTGATCGGCTACGGCATCGATTACTCCGGCGCCAAGATTCACGACGCGACGGCCAAGAGCGGAATGGAGCAGCCGCTCAAATACTGGGTGCCGTCGATCGCGCCGTCGGGCATGGCCTTTTATACCGGAAAGCTGTTTCCGAAATGGAACGGCAGCCTGTTCACCGGCGCGTTGCGCGGCGCGATGCTGGTGCGGCTGACGCTGAACGGCAACGCAGTGACGTCGGAAGAACGCCTGCTGCAGAACCTTCACGAGCGTATCAGGGACGTCCGCCAGGGCCCGGACGGCGCGCTGTGGCTGCTCACGGACAGTTCGAACGGGCGGATATTGCGGGTGGCGCCGGCCGCGAAGTGA
- a CDS encoding glutathione S-transferase family protein yields MYKLYSMQRSGNSYKVRLALALLNAPYQAIEVDILRGESRTPDFLEKNPSGQVPLLEVAEGRYLAESNAILWYVCGGTSLAPESRIERAEALQWMFFEQHALEPNIGAAYFWLSLVKGGRDLQTHALEDWMERGYAALQVMENHLKSCAYFAAGQLTVADIALYGYTHVADRCDYDLATFPAIRAWLRRVEQTPGFVTMDWRPEAEVEDQADIAAGA; encoded by the coding sequence ATGTACAAGCTCTATTCGATGCAGCGCTCCGGCAACAGCTACAAGGTCCGCCTTGCGCTGGCGCTGCTCAACGCCCCCTATCAAGCAATCGAGGTCGACATTCTCCGAGGCGAAAGCCGCACGCCGGATTTTCTGGAGAAGAACCCCAGCGGACAGGTTCCGCTGCTGGAAGTTGCCGAGGGACGCTATCTCGCCGAGTCCAACGCCATCCTCTGGTATGTCTGCGGCGGCACCTCGCTGGCCCCGGAGTCGCGGATCGAACGCGCCGAAGCGCTGCAATGGATGTTCTTCGAGCAGCATGCGCTCGAGCCCAATATCGGCGCCGCCTATTTCTGGCTGTCGCTGGTCAAGGGTGGCCGCGATCTGCAGACGCATGCGCTGGAGGACTGGATGGAGCGCGGCTACGCGGCGCTTCAGGTGATGGAAAACCATCTCAAGAGCTGCGCCTATTTTGCCGCGGGACAACTGACGGTCGCCGATATCGCGCTGTACGGCTACACCCATGTCGCCGACCGCTGCGACTACGACCTGGCAACCTTCCCGGCCATCCGCGCCTGGCTGCGGCGGGTCGAGCAGACCCCCGGTTTCGTGACCATGGACTGGCGGCCGGAGGCGGAGGTCGAAGACCAGGCCGACATCGCCGCCGGCGCATAA
- a CDS encoding glycosyltransferase family 87 protein: MTHIWQDLRSGAWLTASRMRAYCLILIALSVLIFAAWIAVSDGLIDRTGQPIGTDFSNVYAAGSLTWQGRAADAYAPALQHAAEKALFDGRDVPFYGWHYPPFFFAIAVLVAALPYAGGLALWLVASFAAYLATIRAILPRQETLLVAAAFPAVLVNVGHGQNGFLTAALLGGALHWLDRRPWLAGALIGLLAYKPQLGVLIPIALLAGGRWRTIGAAAATVVALVVVSFAMLGSGIWHAFADSMNFTQTVVLEQGGTGWQKIQSIFSAARAWGANVPIAYAAQASLFALLAASLAWLWHSDAAFELKATALALGSLLATPYVLDYDLVVLAVAIAFFARHGLNNGFRDFEISQLAAAWIVPLLSRSVAGVSYIPLGLLVELAFYVLVLRRAALDRASHAPGASRVAQA, translated from the coding sequence ATGACTCATATCTGGCAAGATCTGCGATCCGGCGCATGGCTGACGGCTTCGCGCATGCGCGCCTATTGCCTGATCCTGATCGCCTTGTCGGTCCTGATCTTCGCCGCCTGGATCGCTGTCTCCGACGGCCTCATTGACCGCACGGGCCAACCGATCGGCACCGATTTTTCGAACGTCTATGCGGCAGGATCGCTGACCTGGCAGGGCCGCGCCGCGGACGCCTATGCGCCCGCGCTCCAGCATGCGGCAGAGAAGGCGTTGTTCGATGGCCGCGACGTGCCGTTCTATGGCTGGCACTATCCGCCGTTCTTCTTTGCGATCGCCGTTCTCGTCGCCGCCCTTCCCTATGCCGGGGGACTTGCGCTCTGGCTGGTCGCCAGTTTTGCCGCCTACCTCGCAACGATCCGCGCCATCCTGCCGCGTCAGGAAACATTGCTGGTCGCCGCCGCCTTCCCCGCCGTGCTCGTCAATGTCGGCCATGGCCAGAATGGATTTCTCACCGCAGCCCTGCTCGGCGGCGCGCTGCACTGGCTCGACCGGCGGCCATGGCTTGCCGGCGCGCTAATCGGCCTGCTCGCCTACAAGCCGCAACTCGGCGTGCTGATTCCGATCGCGCTTCTGGCGGGCGGGCGCTGGCGCACCATCGGCGCCGCGGCCGCCACTGTCGTCGCGCTGGTCGTGGTCAGCTTCGCGATGCTCGGCAGCGGCATCTGGCATGCCTTTGCCGATTCCATGAATTTCACGCAGACGGTCGTGCTCGAACAGGGCGGCACGGGCTGGCAGAAAATCCAGTCGATCTTCTCGGCCGCCCGCGCATGGGGCGCGAACGTGCCGATAGCCTATGCGGCGCAGGCCTCGTTGTTCGCCTTGCTCGCCGCCAGCCTCGCCTGGCTGTGGCACAGCGATGCCGCCTTTGAACTCAAGGCCACGGCGCTGGCGCTGGGCAGCCTGCTCGCAACCCCCTATGTGCTCGACTACGACCTCGTGGTGCTCGCGGTCGCAATCGCATTCTTCGCGCGGCACGGGCTGAACAACGGCTTTCGCGATTTCGAGATCAGCCAGCTCGCTGCAGCCTGGATCGTGCCGCTGTTGTCGCGCAGTGTCGCGGGCGTCAGCTACATACCCTTGGGGCTGCTCGTGGAGCTGGCCTTCTATGTGCTCGTATTGCGGCGCGCGGCCCTCGACCGTGCCAGCCATGCGCCTGGTGCGAGCCGCGTCGCGCAAGCGTGA
- a CDS encoding pyridoxal phosphate-dependent aminotransferase, giving the protein MPFLSASLARVKPSATIAVTDKARALKAAGRNVIGLGAGEPDFDTPANIKLAAIRAIEAGKTKYTDVGGIPELKEAISAKFQRENGLTYKPNQIIVGTGGKQVLYNALMATLNPGDEVIIPAPYWVSYPEMVALAGGESVPVVCPASSGFKLRPEDLEKAITAKTKWIILCSPSNPTGAAYTRTELKAITDVLVKHPHVWVMTDDMYEHLVYDDFQFATPAQVEPKLYERTLTVNGVSKAYCMTGWRIGYAGGPADLIKAMSTIQSQSTSNPSSIAQWASVEALNGPQDFIPVHNKVFKERRDLVVSMLNQAKGIECPRPEGAFYVYPSCAGTIGKTSPSGKVIANDEDFVTELLESEGVAVVQGSAFGLGPAFRISYATKTSDLEDACKRIQRFCGNLR; this is encoded by the coding sequence ATGCCCTTCCTGTCCGCCTCGCTTGCCCGTGTGAAGCCGTCCGCGACGATCGCGGTCACGGATAAAGCGCGCGCGCTGAAAGCGGCGGGCCGCAACGTCATCGGCCTCGGCGCCGGCGAGCCGGACTTCGACACGCCCGCCAACATCAAACTGGCGGCGATCCGCGCCATCGAGGCCGGCAAGACCAAGTACACCGACGTCGGCGGCATTCCCGAGCTGAAGGAAGCGATATCAGCCAAGTTCCAGCGCGAGAACGGCCTGACCTACAAGCCGAACCAGATCATCGTCGGCACCGGCGGCAAGCAGGTGCTCTACAACGCGCTGATGGCGACGCTTAACCCCGGCGACGAGGTCATCATCCCGGCGCCGTACTGGGTCAGCTATCCGGAAATGGTGGCGCTCGCCGGCGGGGAGTCCGTGCCGGTGGTGTGCCCGGCGTCGAGCGGCTTCAAGCTACGGCCTGAAGATCTGGAAAAGGCGATCACAGCGAAAACCAAGTGGATCATTCTCTGTTCTCCGTCGAACCCGACCGGCGCCGCCTACACGCGCACCGAGCTGAAGGCGATCACCGACGTGCTGGTGAAGCACCCGCATGTCTGGGTGATGACCGACGACATGTACGAGCACCTGGTCTATGACGACTTCCAGTTCGCAACGCCTGCGCAGGTCGAGCCGAAACTGTACGAGCGCACGCTGACGGTGAACGGCGTGTCAAAAGCCTATTGCATGACCGGCTGGCGCATCGGCTATGCCGGCGGCCCCGCCGACCTGATCAAGGCGATGTCGACGATCCAGTCGCAGTCGACCTCGAACCCGTCGTCGATCGCGCAGTGGGCTTCGGTCGAAGCGCTGAACGGTCCGCAGGACTTCATCCCCGTGCACAACAAGGTGTTCAAGGAGCGGCGTGACCTCGTGGTCTCGATGCTGAACCAGGCCAAGGGCATCGAATGCCCGCGGCCCGAGGGCGCCTTCTATGTCTATCCGTCCTGCGCCGGCACCATCGGCAAGACCTCGCCATCCGGCAAGGTGATTGCCAACGACGAAGACTTCGTCACGGAACTGCTGGAGAGCGAGGGTGTCGCCGTCGTGCAGGGCTCCGCGTTCGGACTGGGACCGGCGTTCCGGATTTCCTACGCGACCAAAACCAGTGATCTCGAAGACGCCTGCAAGCGCATCCAGCGCTTTTGCGGCAATTTGAGATAG
- a CDS encoding DUF992 domain-containing protein, which yields MRLLTLTLATLSLLAPIASADAAPPVVRAGILQCQGGQNVGFVVGSVANLECVFRSEGRRPEPYIAKVQRIGLDLGVTEQTQLSWAVNAPSSRLGRGELAGSYGGVGANASIGVGGGGNFLIGGPANAYALQPISLQGQTGLNVAAGIAGLELQPFNGYAPRRHTHRRHRHRG from the coding sequence ATGCGACTCCTGACATTGACACTCGCGACGCTTTCGCTGCTCGCGCCGATCGCAAGCGCTGACGCGGCGCCGCCGGTGGTTCGCGCCGGCATCCTGCAATGCCAGGGCGGCCAGAATGTCGGCTTCGTGGTCGGCTCGGTGGCGAACCTGGAATGCGTGTTCCGCAGCGAAGGCCGCCGTCCCGAACCTTACATCGCCAAGGTGCAGCGCATCGGCCTCGATCTCGGGGTTACCGAGCAGACCCAGTTGTCCTGGGCGGTCAATGCGCCGAGCAGCCGGCTCGGGCGCGGCGAACTCGCCGGCAGCTATGGCGGCGTCGGCGCCAACGCGTCGATCGGCGTCGGCGGCGGCGGCAATTTTCTGATTGGGGGCCCCGCCAACGCCTACGCGCTGCAGCCGATCAGCCTGCAGGGACAGACCGGGCTGAACGTCGCCGCCGGCATTGCCGGCCTCGAGCTGCAGCCGTTCAATGGCTACGCTCCGCGCCGGCACACCCATCGCCGCCACCGTCATCGCGGCTAA
- a CDS encoding DUF992 domain-containing protein, which yields MLTSSIGGVPAQQVQRVQVGVLECRGGASVGFIVGSVTNLGCVLRADGMPEDRYIATIRKVGLDLGITQESALAWGVFAPVARLGPGGLSGDYVGAQGSATLGLGVGGNVLVGGSANSIALQPLSVQGQVGVSIAAGLESLELRPGR from the coding sequence ATGCTGACCTCCTCAATCGGCGGCGTCCCTGCGCAGCAGGTGCAGCGTGTGCAGGTCGGCGTGCTGGAGTGCCGCGGCGGCGCCAGCGTCGGCTTCATCGTCGGTTCCGTCACCAATCTCGGCTGCGTGCTGCGCGCCGACGGCATGCCGGAAGACCGCTACATCGCCACCATCCGCAAAGTCGGACTCGATCTCGGCATCACCCAGGAATCAGCGTTGGCCTGGGGCGTGTTCGCGCCGGTGGCCCGCCTCGGGCCGGGCGGCCTGTCCGGCGACTATGTCGGCGCGCAGGGCAGCGCGACGCTCGGCCTCGGTGTCGGCGGCAATGTGCTGGTCGGCGGCTCCGCCAATTCGATCGCATTGCAGCCCTTGAGCGTGCAGGGCCAGGTTGGCGTCAGCATTGCTGCCGGATTGGAAAGTCTGGAACTCCGGCCGGGGCGTTAA
- a CDS encoding elongation factor G, whose amino-acid sequence MGQDVRSPRGPRCIALVGPFQSGKTTLLEAILARTGAIKNAGSVDAGTSVGDASAEARHHKMGVGLSAATTTFMGDSYTFIDCPGSIEFAHDMRAALPAADAAVVVCEADEKKLPQLQIILRELEDLGIPRFLFLNKIDRANKRIRETLATLQPASRVPLVLRQIPIWNGDLIEGFVDLALERAFVYREHKPSEVIALEGGDLDREKEARFSMLEKLADHDDALMEQLLEDIQPPRDAVFDDLARELREGLICPVLLGAAARENGVLRLMKALRHESPGVAETAKRLGVSSQKEALAYVFKTLHLQHGGKLSLTRLLSGRLDDGATLQSSSGEAGRVSGILAVSGAHDTKRAAAEAGETIALGKLDAIKTGDTLSGGKTAPAALVQIAPTPPVLAMSLAATDRKDDVKLGQALLRLNEEDPSLTMIQNQQTHDIVLWGQGEMHLRVALERLRDRFGVNVKSQPPAIGYQETIRKSITQRGRHKKQSGGHGQFGDVVLEIKPMPRGSGFAFDEKVVGGAVPRNYIGAVEEGVVDGLLRGPLGFPVIDVQVTLIDGSYHSVDSSDLAFRTAARIGMSEALPQCQPVLLEPIHMVEIVCPTEATAKINAILSARRGQILGFDTRENWPGWDCVRATMPEAEIGDLIVELRSATAGAGSFTRAFDRMAEVTGRAADQIIAAHRVAA is encoded by the coding sequence ATGGGACAAGACGTCAGAAGTCCCCGAGGTCCACGGTGCATCGCACTGGTGGGCCCTTTCCAGAGCGGTAAAACCACACTGTTGGAGGCAATATTGGCGCGAACGGGCGCCATTAAAAATGCCGGCAGCGTTGATGCCGGAACTTCCGTCGGCGATGCCAGCGCCGAGGCGCGCCATCACAAGATGGGCGTAGGCCTTAGCGCCGCCACCACCACCTTCATGGGCGACAGCTACACCTTTATCGATTGTCCCGGCTCGATCGAGTTCGCGCATGACATGCGCGCCGCGCTGCCCGCGGCCGATGCCGCGGTCGTGGTCTGCGAGGCGGACGAAAAAAAGCTGCCGCAACTGCAGATCATCCTGCGCGAGCTGGAAGATTTGGGAATTCCGCGTTTTCTGTTTCTGAACAAGATCGATCGCGCCAACAAGCGCATCCGCGAGACGCTGGCGACCTTGCAGCCGGCATCGCGCGTACCGCTGGTGTTGCGGCAGATCCCGATCTGGAACGGCGACTTGATCGAAGGTTTTGTCGATCTCGCGCTGGAGCGGGCCTTCGTCTACCGCGAGCACAAGCCGTCGGAAGTCATTGCGCTGGAAGGTGGCGATCTCGACCGCGAGAAGGAAGCGCGCTTCTCGATGCTGGAAAAGCTCGCCGACCACGACGACGCGCTGATGGAGCAGTTGCTGGAAGACATCCAGCCGCCGCGCGACGCGGTGTTCGACGATCTCGCCCGCGAGTTGCGCGAAGGCCTGATCTGCCCGGTGCTGCTGGGCGCAGCCGCGCGCGAGAACGGCGTGCTGCGGCTGATGAAGGCGCTGCGGCATGAATCGCCCGGCGTTGCCGAGACGGCGAAGCGCCTCGGCGTATCGTCGCAGAAGGAAGCGCTGGCCTATGTGTTCAAGACGCTGCACCTGCAGCACGGCGGCAAGCTGTCGCTGACGCGGCTGCTGTCCGGCCGCCTCGATGACGGCGCGACGCTGCAATCCTCTTCCGGCGAAGCCGGGCGGGTTTCCGGCATCCTCGCCGTGAGCGGTGCGCACGACACCAAGCGGGCCGCGGCCGAGGCCGGCGAGACGATCGCGCTCGGCAAGCTCGACGCGATCAAGACCGGCGATACGCTGTCCGGCGGCAAGACCGCGCCGGCGGCGCTGGTGCAGATCGCGCCGACGCCACCGGTGCTGGCGATGTCGCTGGCGGCGACCGACCGCAAGGACGACGTCAAGCTCGGGCAGGCGCTGCTGCGGCTGAACGAGGAGGATCCGTCGCTGACGATGATCCAGAACCAGCAGACCCACGACATCGTGCTGTGGGGGCAGGGCGAGATGCATCTGCGCGTCGCGCTCGAGCGCCTGCGGGATCGTTTTGGCGTCAACGTCAAATCGCAGCCGCCGGCGATCGGCTATCAGGAGACCATCCGCAAATCGATCACCCAGCGTGGCCGCCACAAGAAGCAGTCCGGCGGCCATGGCCAGTTCGGCGACGTGGTGCTGGAGATCAAGCCGATGCCGCGCGGCTCGGGCTTCGCATTCGACGAAAAAGTCGTCGGCGGCGCGGTGCCGCGCAACTATATCGGCGCGGTGGAGGAGGGCGTGGTCGACGGCCTCCTGAGGGGCCCGCTCGGCTTCCCCGTCATCGACGTGCAGGTGACGCTGATCGACGGCTCCTACCACAGCGTCGATTCCTCCGATCTTGCCTTCCGCACCGCGGCGCGGATCGGCATGAGCGAGGCGCTGCCGCAGTGCCAGCCGGTGCTGCTGGAGCCGATCCACATGGTGGAGATCGTCTGTCCGACCGAAGCGACGGCGAAGATCAACGCCATCCTGTCGGCGCGGCGCGGCCAGATCCTGGGTTTTGACACCCGCGAGAACTGGCCGGGCTGGGACTGCGTCCGCGCCACCATGCCGGAGGCGGAGATCGGCGACCTGATCGTGGAATTGCGCTCGGCCACCGCCGGCGCCGGCAGCTTCACGCGGGCGTTCGACCGCATGGCCGAAGTCACCGGCCGCGCCGCCGACCAGATCATCGCCGCGCATCGCGTCGCGGCGTAA
- a CDS encoding shikimate dehydrogenase: MPKPPAACLIGWPAAHSRSPLIHHYWLRTLGIAGGYVIEAVPPDEFQDFVFRLSLRGFVGANVTIPHKERALALSKPDERARAVGAANTLWFADGELCSTNTDVEGFINNLDACADGWDACEDALVLGAGGSSRAVLFGLLDRGIKRVHLANRTMERASALANQFGASVVPVAWDALGDLLPRAGLLVNTTSLGMKAQPPLELDVGLLPSHAVVADLVYVPLDTPLLTASRARGLKTADGLGMLLHQAVRGFELWFGRRPEVTAELRALVEADLTNT, translated from the coding sequence GTGCCTAAACCCCCCGCCGCCTGCCTGATCGGATGGCCGGCCGCGCATTCGCGCTCGCCGTTGATCCATCATTACTGGCTGCGGACGCTCGGCATCGCGGGCGGCTACGTCATCGAAGCCGTGCCGCCGGACGAGTTTCAGGATTTCGTGTTTCGGCTGTCGCTGCGCGGTTTCGTCGGTGCCAACGTCACCATTCCGCACAAGGAGCGCGCGCTTGCGCTGTCGAAGCCCGACGAGCGCGCCCGCGCGGTCGGCGCGGCCAATACGCTGTGGTTCGCCGACGGCGAACTGTGCTCGACCAATACCGACGTCGAAGGTTTTATCAACAATCTCGACGCCTGTGCCGATGGATGGGACGCATGCGAGGACGCGCTGGTGCTGGGCGCCGGCGGCTCATCGCGCGCCGTTCTGTTTGGTCTGCTCGACCGCGGCATCAAGCGGGTGCATCTCGCCAACCGTACCATGGAGCGCGCCAGTGCGCTGGCGAATCAATTCGGGGCGAGCGTTGTCCCCGTGGCGTGGGATGCGCTCGGCGATCTCCTGCCGCGCGCCGGGCTACTGGTGAATACGACTTCACTCGGCATGAAGGCTCAGCCGCCGCTCGAGCTCGATGTCGGGCTGTTGCCGTCGCACGCGGTCGTAGCCGATCTCGTTTACGTGCCGCTCGACACGCCATTGCTGACGGCTTCGCGCGCGCGCGGGCTGAAGACCGCCGACGGGCTCGGCATGCTGCTGCACCAGGCGGTGCGCGGCTTCGAATTGTGGTTCGGCCGGCGCCCTGAGGTGACGGCGGAACTTCGTGCGCTGGTCGAAGCCGATCTCACAAATACATGA
- a CDS encoding alpha-hydroxy acid oxidase has translation MKHITCIEDLRQLHKRRVPKAFFDYADRGSYTEDTLRANSEDLQQIKFRQRVLVDVSKRDLSTTILGEPAAMPLILAPVGLLGMQHGDGEIHACRAAQAAGIPFTQSTMSICSIEDIAAAVDKPFWFQLYVMKDRGFIKALIERAIAAKCSALVLTVDLQVIGQRHQDIKNGMTVPPEWSLSKLLDFASKPSWVAGVLRGKRRTFGNIVGHVKGTEDLTKLSEWTASQFDTSLNWKDIDWIRSIWPGKLILKGILDVEDAEIAAKTGAQAIVVSNHGGRQLDGAPSSIEVLPEIVDTVGSKMEIMFDGGIRTGMDVVRALALGAKSCMIGRAYAYGLGAGGEAGVTKALDILAKEMLTTMGLCGVNTIAEIDDNVLAV, from the coding sequence ATGAAGCACATCACCTGCATCGAAGATCTGCGCCAGTTGCACAAGCGGCGCGTTCCCAAGGCCTTCTTCGACTACGCCGACCGCGGCTCCTATACCGAGGACACGCTGCGCGCCAATTCCGAGGATCTTCAGCAGATCAAGTTTCGCCAGCGCGTCCTGGTCGACGTCTCCAAGCGCGATCTCTCCACCACGATCCTCGGCGAGCCCGCCGCGATGCCCTTGATCCTCGCGCCCGTAGGCCTGCTCGGCATGCAGCATGGCGACGGCGAGATCCACGCCTGCCGCGCCGCACAGGCCGCCGGCATTCCCTTCACCCAGAGCACGATGTCGATCTGCTCCATCGAGGATATCGCAGCCGCCGTCGACAAGCCGTTCTGGTTCCAGCTCTACGTGATGAAGGACCGCGGCTTCATCAAGGCGCTGATCGAGCGCGCGATCGCGGCCAAATGCTCGGCGCTGGTATTGACCGTCGATTTGCAGGTGATCGGCCAGCGCCATCAGGACATCAAGAACGGCATGACGGTGCCGCCGGAATGGTCGCTGTCGAAACTGCTCGACTTTGCCAGCAAGCCGTCTTGGGTCGCCGGCGTGCTGCGCGGCAAGCGCCGCACCTTCGGCAACATCGTCGGCCATGTCAAAGGCACCGAGGACCTCACGAAGCTTTCTGAGTGGACGGCGTCGCAGTTCGACACCTCGCTGAACTGGAAGGACATCGACTGGATCCGCTCGATCTGGCCGGGCAAGCTGATCCTGAAAGGCATTCTCGACGTCGAGGACGCCGAGATCGCGGCCAAGACCGGCGCACAGGCCATTGTCGTCTCCAACCATGGCGGCCGGCAACTCGACGGCGCGCCGTCGTCGATCGAGGTGCTGCCTGAAATCGTCGACACCGTCGGCTCGAAAATGGAGATCATGTTCGACGGTGGCATCCGCACCGGCATGGACGTGGTGCGGGCGCTCGCGCTCGGCGCCAAATCCTGCATGATCGGCCGCGCCTATGCCTATGGCCTCGGCGCCGGCGGCGAAGCCGGCGTCACCAAGGCGCTCGACATCCTCGCCAAGGAAATGCTCACCACGATGGGATTGTGCGGCGTCAACACCATTGCCGAGATCGACGATAACGTGCTGGCGGTTTGA
- the glmM gene encoding phosphoglucosamine mutase has protein sequence MSRKYFGTDGIRGRANGLITPELALKVGQAAGLVFQRGDHRHRVVIGKDTRLSGYMIEYAMVAGFTSVGMDVLLLGPMPTPAVAMLTKSMRADLGVMISASHNLFEDNGIKLFGPQGFKLSDDVEKQIEQLLDEPIDRRLAQSASLGRARRIDGVHDRYIEFAKRTLPRELSLDGLRVVIDCAHGAAYKVVPEALWELGADVIAIGVEPDGFNINKECGSTSPEALAKKVREMRADIGIALDGDADRVILVDERGHVVDGDQLLAVIAQSWKEDGRLAKPGIVATVMSNLGLERFLEGQGLGMVRTPVGDRYVLEQMLTQGYNLGGEPSGHIILSDYATTGDGFVAALQVLAVVQKLRRPVSEVCHRFDPLPQILKNVRYRSGKPLDHAEVKSAIMDGENRLNGHGRLLVRSSGTEPVIRVMGEGDDRILVEDVVDQIVNALGHAAAA, from the coding sequence ATGAGCCGCAAATATTTCGGTACCGACGGAATTCGGGGCCGCGCCAATGGTCTGATCACGCCGGAGCTCGCGCTCAAGGTGGGGCAGGCTGCCGGCCTGGTGTTTCAGCGCGGCGATCATCGCCACCGCGTCGTCATCGGCAAGGACACCCGCCTCTCCGGCTACATGATCGAATACGCCATGGTGGCCGGCTTTACCTCGGTCGGCATGGATGTGCTGCTGCTCGGCCCGATGCCGACGCCGGCGGTCGCGATGCTGACCAAGTCGATGCGTGCCGATCTCGGCGTGATGATTTCAGCTTCGCACAATCTGTTCGAGGACAACGGCATCAAGCTGTTCGGCCCGCAGGGCTTCAAATTGTCCGACGACGTCGAAAAGCAGATCGAGCAGCTGCTCGACGAGCCGATCGACCGTCGTCTCGCGCAGAGCGCCAGCCTCGGGCGCGCCCGCCGTATCGACGGCGTGCATGACCGCTACATCGAATTCGCCAAGCGCACGCTGCCGCGCGAGCTCTCACTCGACGGCCTGCGCGTCGTGATCGATTGCGCGCACGGCGCGGCCTACAAGGTGGTGCCGGAGGCGCTGTGGGAACTGGGCGCCGACGTGATTGCGATCGGCGTCGAACCCGACGGATTCAACATCAACAAGGAATGCGGCTCGACTTCGCCGGAAGCGCTGGCGAAAAAGGTGCGCGAGATGCGCGCCGACATCGGCATCGCGCTCGACGGCGACGCCGATCGCGTCATCCTGGTCGATGAGCGCGGCCATGTGGTCGACGGCGACCAGTTGCTCGCCGTGATCGCGCAAAGCTGGAAGGAAGACGGCCGTCTCGCCAAGCCCGGCATCGTCGCCACCGTGATGTCCAATCTCGGCCTCGAGCGTTTTCTCGAAGGACAGGGGCTCGGCATGGTGCGCACGCCGGTCGGCGACCGCTACGTGCTCGAGCAGATGCTGACGCAGGGCTACAATCTCGGCGGCGAGCCGTCTGGCCATATCATCCTCTCCGACTACGCCACCACGGGCGACGGCTTCGTCGCCGCGCTGCAGGTGCTGGCCGTGGTGCAGAAGCTGCGGCGTCCGGTGTCGGAAGTGTGCCATCGCTTCGATCCGCTGCCGCAGATTCTGAAGAACGTGCGCTACCGCTCCGGCAAGCCGCTCGACCATGCCGAGGTGAAATCGGCGATCATGGACGGCGAGAATCGCCTTAACGGCCACGGCCGGCTGCTGGTCCGCTCGTCCGGCACCGAGCCCGTGATCCGCGTGATGGGCGAGGGCGACGACCGCATCCTGGTCGAGGACGTCGTCGATCAGATCGTCAATGCGCTCGGCCACGCCGCGGCGGCATAA